Proteins co-encoded in one Helicoverpa zea isolate HzStark_Cry1AcR chromosome 18, ilHelZeax1.1, whole genome shotgun sequence genomic window:
- the LOC124638819 gene encoding protein phosphatase inhibitor 2-like has protein sequence MAQNLQKKPSKGILKTSRSVDGQDTAATGTPSTSKRSKEQRFDEMNIMETFHPANKDYGHMKVDEPKTPYSESVDGDLEPTDELDANILAAKLAASMNKPPKCVEAEACASDEDMEEPEEERRKRIEFEKKRKMHYNEFQALQLARQLMAQEEEEEEENDQKT, from the exons ATGGCACAAAATTTACAGAAGAAGCCCTCTAAGGGCATACTGAAAACGTCGCGAAGTGTCGACGGGCAGGATACAGCGGCAACAGGAACGCCGTCCACAAGCAAGCGATCGAAGGAGCAAAGGTTTGACGAGATGAATATTATGGAGACTTTTCATCCGGCGAATAAAGATTATGGACACATGAAGGTGGACGAGCCCAAGACGCCTTATTCGGAATCCGTGGACGGTGATTTGGAGCCAACTGACGAACTAGACGCAAACATATTGGCAGCCAAGTTAGCGGCCAGCATGAATAAGCCGCCAAAGTGTGTGGAAGCGGAGGCGTGTGCGAGTGATGAAGACATGGAAGAACCTGAGGAAGAGCGCCGGAAGCGAATCGAGTTCGAGAAGAAACGGAAAATGCACTACAATGAGTTCCAG GCACTACAACTAGCGAGGCAGCTGATGGCTCAGGAGGAAGAGGAGGAGGAGGAGAACGATCAGAAAACCTGA
- the LOC124639050 gene encoding protein aveugle: MVEDSSLNSNKSKTKTTRPKAVYLWTEADVQKWLRRHCSDYYNLYWERFHEHDITGRALVRINDNTLLRMGITNKEHREAIWREILKLRLKADIVEIRDLERRHNYFNYDL, translated from the exons ATGGTGGAAGATTCGAGCTTGAATTCCAATAAATCAAAG ACAAAAACTACCCGCCCGAAGGCGGTATACTTGTGGACAGAAGCCGATGTCCAGAAATGGCTTCGAAGGCACTGCAGCGACTACTACAATCTGTACTGGGAGAGATTTCATGAG catGACATAACCGGCAGAGCTTTAGTCCGAATAAATGACAACACACTTCTGCGCATGGGTATAACTAATAAAGAACACCGGGAGGCAATATGGCGAGAGATACTTAAATTGAGATTGAAGGCTGATATTGTGGAAATCAGAGATTTAGAGAGGAGGCAcaactattttaattatgacTTGTGA